The DNA sequence CTTTATGTTCTATACCTCTACAGATCAATCAGAACCacatcacccccacccacccaccaagGCTCTGACATCAATGCAACTGCAGTTGAAAACTcctatggggtggggggtgggggtcatgTATGAGCCAActgacagagacaaacacaggaAGTCCTTTTCTACTGCAGAGGCCACCACCTCCCTTTCACAATAACACCCACACCACCtcatgatttcatttttggatttctttttgggatagaataataataaaaataaaaactgtaaactttatttatatagcacttttcagcAGACAGTTGCAAAGTACTTCACAAAACAGGaaagcattaaaaagaaaacatcaaagaaaacattaaaaatgaaataaaaatggtgtaaattaaaaacagacatcAGAAATTGGGAATGATAATaagatgaaatgaaaactgtACAGTTATAGGAAGCCCTAGttaaagaaatatgttttaagAAGTCATTTACTGTAGAAGAATATACACATTTTGCAAGCCTAAGCTCTTCAGGCAGGGAGTTCCAGAGCCTTGgagaaataatttaggaaacttttggtagtattgctttggaataaagcttgtttaatttgtgtgagctaagatagccaataatattttttataatttggcctcatttttatatcagtataacagcaggcctagatttagcaaggtttcattaatgaattaatataatataatataatataatataatataatataatataatataatataatataatataatataatataatataataatgatttCATTGATTATTTCACTGTTATCTCATGGACTGCAGATTTTTATCATTCAGAAACACTTACAATGAATTACAACGACTGTCCAGTCGTGTACTATGCAAGATTGATGTGAGCACTTCTGGGCAATCTGTGCATGAAccaatgatgcaaagacacacagctgaccaagaaacagctgagcagccaaatggccaattacttttgctcccctaaaatgggggactatatGTATGAAGTGCTCTATTTCCTACTCTTCTACAAATACCCTcagattaaagctgacagtctatACTTCAgtcaacctcatattcattgttttatttcaaatcatatATACTAGATTGCAgtgccaaaacagcaaaaattgtgtcactctCCAAATACTTCACTGCACTGTACGGAATACGAGAACATGAAAAGGCAGGAAACAAAAATCTTTGAAACTCATCTGATCTAATGAATAAACTCAATACAAAAGTTGAGAAAATACACTGGTAggaagccatttaaaaatcaatgaatgGATAATGACCATGGAATTCGATAAAAACAGATGTCGCCCAAAACAGATCCTTAACAACTTTTTACTTAATACTGTTAATGAGTCTCCTTTCAACCACTGACAATATTCTTGAAAACTAATTTCAGCATAATAGCATCTTTATGAATGAGTCCCCTGTGTGTTCCTAATAAAGAGGGCAGCATACTGTGTGCTTCTGCTTTGCCAAGGTGGGACTGCTTTCATTAGCTGCTCAGAAAATGCtgcttcattcattttaaaaatgtgattataacaatattcataatcatcattatcatttacGATCTAGTCATTTCTGGCTGACAATTTTAGCCAGAGACAACgtgtaaatgtacatttcacatggtaagcaAAAGCCATCAGAGCTCACCCAGAGATTGGCAAAGGCACAATCGAGAAAGTGCCACCATCAAGGCAAACGGCTCAAGACCTGTGAAATTAAAGGAGGAGTTGAGGAAAATCATCTAAAATCAGCCTCAGTCCTCAAGGGCTTTCCTCAAGGGTCCCAAACACAAATCTGTTTTACTCCAAATCCCATGACGTGAGCCCTGCCTAGTTAAGATGTGACAGAAATCCGGTCAGGCAAACACTCTGCATCAGGCATAAAATTGCCTCTTTTCTATCAtaatctccatctctccatGAATCATGACTGGAGTGAAATGTACATTactcctttttaaataaaaaaaagtcccgagacacacacacagacaccgaCATGTTTActttccagtttaaaaaaaggtgcattttattcaaaaagAGATTTGAGGAAAATGAGAAATGCTGTGAAGCCACGTTAGTCAGAGGGTCTAGGGAGCGTTAGTCAGAGGTTAGACTCTGTGTTGAGTACTGCATGTGGCATCGTGCCCTCTGCTTTGCGTGGGTGTACCTATTAGGGAGAAGATGCTGTCGGATCAGCATCCTAAAGAAACGAGAAGGCAGCCTGCTGCACACGCCCACCACACAAAATCCCCTTCCATTTCACAGGAGGAAGAGAACGCACGCAACTGACATTTTCACAGTCCTCTTTTAAGTTAGATTTTTACATATTTCCGACCGCTCTGCACCAGTCTCGCTCGCCTCAAAAGACTGCAGAGCTGTCATGTTCAATCACCTTCAAATGCTCTCCCGAAGCTTGAGAACAAAGAGAAATCACACCGTTGGTGCGCTTGGGCCAGACAGCAAGATTGATTGAATTGCTCTTATCAGTGATGAAATCTTGCTACAACAATGAAACGGTGAACATCAAGCAAGACGCTTTAAATGTTGCACCACATTTCCGCCTGTGTTTTCACTGTTTAGTGGTTTAATTGGGCCATTCCTAAAGCGAAGAAATCAGTCAGACCAAAGGACAGGCTGAACAAACAAACTTTgagtggaacaaaaaaaaaagaatcagtgTCCCACACCACACAACTGTCAAGATTGTATCTCAACCAAAAACGTTTTCTACCTATAAAAATGCCAAGTCACTCATGCATACAAATCACTGTCTTtatgtcattaattaaaatttgcaaaatctaggcctgctgttaaaagtattgatatcaaaatgaggccatgtcataacaaacaatattggctgtcttggctcacacaaattaaacaaaatttattCAAAAGCAATGTTTCCTCAATGATTTAATGTAACTTATTTTTTCacctgaagagaatgtggtcaatCAATGTTTATGTGTCATGTGAAAGTAtgaaatggcaatcatttatagtggaaataatctgcagttcagctgtgttttaaaaaaaaaatgactacaCTATATGTTTTAACaatcagtggcgtcactagggttggttggggggggggggggggggggggggtgggggggggggggggggggtgtggacgCAAGGAATTgagtgttatgcattcaaaagagaaagcgcttctcgtcacattaatgcCGCTAATTAAATTCAACCGGCAGttaactgcatcggagaaattaacTGTTTCAACTCGttgctacacaaaacactgcacaaaaagtTATTGCCactcattttggtgtcacccccctctgatggtgtcacccggtgcagCATTACTTTGTTCAGAAAACTGTGTTCACAAATAagatttttacaaattatttaaaataaataattccttgGGCTACTTATTTGGCTAAACTTTATTCGACCCTCAAACATATTGGCACATGTACACTtccttatatgtccattttgtcaACGTATCCAAGTACCCTGCAACTGGATATCCTGCAGTTGGCTACTTAGACCAGATTACTTTCATCAGATGCAGCTAagtgtccaatggggagaattattgattgcgagactggagcatttgtgatgacaaaaggaaaaaaaaggaaaaacacaaaataacccaGGACTGGGGCTTTATTATGTGGAAATGTGAAGTTGCATCtgaattttgtgtgtttacatgaggtcagaaggtacagaagttaacgTTCTttagggctgagagtctgtggtcattgtggctATTTCTGTCGGAAagcctgaaaagtgccaaactctcagtgctgtataggcatGGGGCATgtctgccatcccaatatttaTGAGGAGGATGTCAAGATGGTGGTATTGCAGGATTCaggcagaaagagaaataaatagcCCACTACTTTCAGCAGTTTTAGAGATTTTCATGCTGGTATCATTGCTCTAGGTCACTCTGAAAGAGTTTAATATGCACGTCCACCCCCTGCATTGGCATTTACTTCCTCCTACTTCCAACACCCAAGTCAGAAACTGATAACGCCTCTCACACTGAGAGAAGTACAGATGCAAGTTAGGGGTTGTTCCTGAATGAAAGGGCTCCAGCAGGGTCATTTTGATGCATGGCCCTGCTGTGAAACAGCAGAATTAATCACTCCATCCAGGACAATTGTGCACAAATTATCCAGGTGCAcaatttacccccccccccccccccccccccccacatttacTGCCGTATATAACCTGAATTGCTTGAGTAAAGTATTCAGCAATGCAATGCAGTGTATGTAAAAACGTAATCCGTCTAAATGGCTTTGGACACcagcgcctgctaaatgcagCATTGTAATGACATGTAGGGACCAAAACTTGAAACGTTTCATGATACCACAAGAGGGCGAGTGGCAGTTGAGCGAGAGAACACAATGTATCGAATTACTTAGTTGCTCAGAAAAGTCGTTTAGTTAACAGGTATAAACGAGAAAGGAGAGAATATTACCACTACATTATAATAGTATTTTCTTGTGCGTTAAAAAGTATCACTAGTTGCTATCGCTAGCCAAGCAGCTACATTCGGTTTATATTTAAGACCAAACTAGAGGATATAGACACGTTGAGCTAATTTGATTGGCATACACTCCTTTTAGAATTTGCGGTTCTCTGGAAGATTATAAATCAAAAGTCTACAGCTACCTTTATTTAGCAATTCGCGAATGGCATGATTCGTTTTAATTGACGTATCTCGTAAACCTCCGCTTCAGGCATTGTTCTTTGTGTAGCACCATCGTTCCATCGTTTGATTAGGTCTGACCACGCAAAGAAAACCTCCGAATTTGAAACTATTCTAGCTACAGCCAGCCAACATGATCGATGCAGCTCTACGAAGAGTGCTTCTGAAGCTAGgccttatatttattttctgccatCGTTCTGCAGGGAGTTACGGATATTCGTATCCAGGTATGGACACATATTCCCTTGTACAGTACGTAGCCAAATTGTTTTGAGCATTATGTGTTGCTGACAAACTCTCCGGTGGCACTTCCGTGTTATGAATATGCAAGCTATGGAGTTGTATGGCTAAGCTGGGCTGGGTAGCTAATGTTATGGATTTCAGCTGTGCAACTGCATGCTTCTCAGtgtagccagctagctacagTTGAGTGAATAAATTGTCAATGCTGTTTCAGTCTGCACCTCCGTGAAAGCAGATTCTAACCAAATTAAAAGAGTTAGCAAGTCAGCGATGTGTTAATTTCATCTTAGTTTTCCACCGAAAACCTGTTACGTACACCAGCCCATAATTTAGTAGGACATTTTCAATTTAGTCCAATGATGTAACTGATATCTCCATACTATTGTTTACCTTTCAGATTGCACATATCTAAAAGGAAATGAGAATTCAACGCATTACGGCGGTAGATGTTTCTGCTACAGCTCAGGCACAGTGATTAAATGGAAAGATATATGGTCCACATTCCAGGTAGCCAACTGTGTTGCCGAAATGTCTACTGACTAGTACCTATCATGATCGAAACGCGTTTCATTTAGTTTCTGTACCATtactcttattttatttaagatgtAAGAtgatgtgattagaatgttaacTGAACTTTcgaatgctgatgtaacaatcatcaCCGATAATTGAaagaaatggagttctagaacactcactTAGAATTTCGAGATGAACATTCccaaaaaaactactcttcaaaagCTTAAGTCGTATGCTACATCTTTATGGGTCAGATCATTCCTATCCATTGGACCATGTTGTAACTTGTTCGTTCTGTGGCCCAGGTGCGCTTAATAGGTGACGATGGCGTCCGCCTTGTGTACCCCATGGAAACGCGGAACTGTCGTGAGCCGGACGACGTCATCACGCTGTCTAGGTGCTTATTTGATCACTACTGGCCATCCAGCTCTTCTGAAGAGAACAGGCTGGAAATTCCCCTCGTCGACCAGGACGTTTGTTTCATGGTTAAGTCGAAAAGGGCCAGCATTCAGTACACCCTGGAAGTCTCCGCCAAAAGTaagatgacatcactgtacTTTAATAGCCTACAGCAtaagaatgtgaaaaatataGCAGGAGTTATACATTGTGGAATCAGTAAATGGATTAATGTACAATCTTTTATGCTCGTCATTTTCAGAACTTAACAGAGTACACTTTGGCTTGTTTATAATCGGAGTCACCCTTTTCTACTTCGCTGGAACAGTGTGCAGGTAAgtggttttttaaattaccaaCATGGCACAAATAATCCGCcccttaatttaaaaaaaaaaagttttttctcaattttttctcagttttttgtaAATTAGCTGAACAACTTTCTTGTACTACATAATTAAGACAGTATATTGATTTTAGATTTAATTACATAGATAATACTGGGTCCAGCTCTATATCTGCAGTAGAGGATTTTTAAGGAGGCTTATCTGCCATATTACCAAGTGAACCCTGATCTGCTCTGCAGCAGAGCAAACTTACCACATTGGCTCAAGGCCAGGCTTCTTGTTTTGTTACGCTGCCTAGCAGCGTCACCTTGCTTGAGGTGAAATAAGTGACtgcattattgtattatttagaCAGTTATTCATAAACAATGTATTTACCCCCTTTCCCCCACATTGTCCAAATTATGCAATTCATGACAATGCTTTGCTCACGGGACAGTCGGTGCTAACCCTCTGGGTCAGAGACCAATTTACTAACTCCAGTACTACATCACAAACCAGACATATAGGTGAAATAATGTAGCCAAAATACTATCAATTACCAgaactttcttctttttttttttttaaagttgtgaaCCAGTTGTGTCCTGTAATATAagttctgcattgttttttcttttaacaggaGTTCACTGTTTTACTACAGTGCAGGAGTTTCCCTGGGTGTGATTTCAATATtaatttttctcctttttgtgCTGAAGAATTTCATACCAAAGGTAAGTGCTCCACCAGACTCCACTCTTTGGTTGTGGTTGCACCTGTCATTTCATGATATTTTGTCATGCAGCTGTGACATGGTgaacattttggatttgttcatttttgcttGGTGGCTAATGTACCACATTAATAAATCAAAGTGCTTTCATTGAATCTCTGGAAGGCACGTGATGTGAAGAAATAATTTGCCGTCTTTGCTTGACGTAATATCTCTTACTGAATATGTGCATCTTTATCAGTGTAGAGACAGAAGTTTAGCtgaagtttgttttattttttgtgccatGTGTAGGTTTGTCAGCTCATGCTCAGACCAGCCTACTGCGTTCATGGTTCTGATGCTATTTCTCTTCCACCCCTGTAGAGGGGACTGTTTCTGATGCTATTTCTCTTCCACCCCTGTAGAGGGGGCTGTTTCTGATGCTGTTCGGTGCAAGCTCTAGCCTGTCCTACCTGGGGTTCCAGCAGCTGCTAGCAAACTGGGAAGAGGTCATATCTATATATTGGAGAGAAGTTCTGGGTGAGTGTACAATCCAGTGGCTCCTGCTCATATTGATTTCATAATTATAATGGTCCATAAGTTCAGCTCAAGGTAACAAGGCTCGGAGGGCTTTTCCGCAAAGGTATTGTGCATTTGTAAATCAAGCTTGTAAGGGCCATTAAATTGGTGTGCACTTGGCATTTCCTTAGggttcaattttaaatgagttcacAGTTCTCAACATTTAAATCATTCTTCAGAGAAAAGCTTTAGGTTCCCCCTGAGGCTCTTGCATACTGCATCCAAAGAATTTTCACctacaaataaaatttacattATTGCATCTGATTAAAGTCATTAACTTTGGCGTTTCTGCTGCCATTACCGTGGAGAGACATGCTGCCCCCAGAAGCTTATCAGCtgcctcccaaaaaaaaataatattggaactggaaaaatatttctgtgcGTATAACAAAAAGGTCAGTGAATTACAATTTAAGTCATAccaccccacacatacacacacatttaaattctCTAAATGAATATGATTTCTGATAGCTGGACCCACCAGCCGTTCAGTTATACAGGTGGTGTGGTTTGCGAttgggggggaacgggggggtggGTATGGTGGTTTGGCCTGCTTTTCCCAGCATGACTCTCTCCTCCTACAGGTTACCTACTGATGTCAGGTGTCATCAGCTTTGCGGTCTGCTACAAGCGCGGTCCAATCACAGACGAGCGAACCCTGGTCCTCATGACCTGGATGCTGCAGATTATCGCCATGGGAATGATATACCACGGCATCACTTACCCCACAGCGTGCTACGCTGTGCTGGCGGTCCTGCTGGGGCTCAAATTCATCCCGTATCTGGGGACACTCCTGCTGGCCACCTGCAGGTACACTGGCACAGCGCTCTTAGGGCCACATTTCCTAAGACCTTCAGCGTACGCAAAAACGTTTTGCACACGCAAAACTAGTAAAActaccaatgattggtgcaaaacaaatacagtgaCTAATCACTGGTTATGTTATTAGTTATGCATGTGCTGAAAGGTTTTggacatgctaaaggtcttagtaaatcaggcccttagtgtacaaatgcttttttaaaaacctttctttccttcttcgGAATAAAAAAACCACACTTTCTTCCCTGTGAGGGGAATTGGCTGTTCATAAAGTTGCCTCCCCCTCCTCAAAATTCTGACTCCATATTCAACATTATTAAATTGTGTACTATATACTGTTATTTGGGGATtagatatatttttgttattttgataggtatgcattttttgttagttgtcaaaaataataatatagccATTATAGCTGTATAGTATACAGTAATGCAGTATGCAGTTATAATTTGTGAAGAAACGGGGATGGATGAAATAAGTTTTTGGAAAGAGCCCCTCAGTCACACTAAAGTGCTCATATGTGTAGCACATACATTTCATGATCACGATTaatcagttttttgttttgcacttcagagctgCTGAAgtaggaaataaataattttttaaatgaattctcCAGTTCTAAGGAGTTAAAACCCTGAGTGAATAAGAGAGGACTGAAGCACTGTGGCCTACAACACCACACAACCATTTCAGTCATCCTTAGGCTACTGTTCAGAGCAGCGTGCACATCCAGACTCATCCACTTCCCTTATGCTCagtgaggtttttaaaaatggtatttGCCCTCCTCAACTCCGCAGCCAAACTGGCCGGCTCCTTCGCTCCGTCAAGGGCCTGTTCAGGAGGCGGCGGCCCCGGGCTCGACTGCTGACTGAAGAGGAGtacagggagcagggggaggtgCACACCAGAGCCTCCCTGGAGGCGCTGAGGGTGCACTGCACCAGCCCGGACTTCCCTGCTTGGGACACGGTCCTGAGGCTGCGCTCGCCGCAAAGGTAGGGCGGATCACCACGGTGACGACGACGACGCACATCGCTGTCGTGGTAACAAAGGCAGCCTTTCGCAAGTCAGGATTTATCATTAGCGGCTTGTATACTGTAAAGTTGCCCATACGCTCTGGCTAATCCCGTCAcaatggtgtgtctgtgctgagaaTAGGCTGCTTTTTCGAATTTGTGCACATGGCTCAAAGTGGGCGGAACTTACCACGCGTCCCGTCTCCTCCCCAGGTTCGCCAGCTTCCTGCGGGGGGGCTCGCACCTCACCCCTGAGGAGTCGAACACGCACGACCAGCAGTACGGGGTAGGGGGCGCATATTACGAGGGCATGCTCTTCCCCGGTCAAGGCCGGGGGGCGCCGTCGAGCAGAGGGGCCCCTCAGCACGGGCGCGGAGAAGACCTCAGCGAGGATGAGCTAGAGTACTACGAACCTGCCCAGGCCCTCCCCCCGCCCATCCCTCTGCACAgccctgcccctctctgtagccccaccccctccctccctgccagTCGCGCTGTAGCTCTCCCTCCTGCTTACACCCCCCCAGTGTGCCCCTACCCTGCTCTCCCCTACACCCCCCACTCAGACGCCACAATGACAGAAGATCTGGAGCTGTTCTAACATCACCCTTTGCACACCTCTGCAGATGAATTTTGGTTGATTTGGTCCTCCTCAGTGTGAATGACAGCTACCCGTATGGTCGATTTTATAATTGCGTgccaaaataatttcataatccCATTGGATGGCATGCAGCCGGTGCCACTTTCTTCCTCCAACTGTGTTttagcagaggtggaaaatccaggttaaaaaaatagaagtcctccccagtattttgttccaatcacctggatttgctcattagcacaattctaaagccaggaggcagaactacctggtgaaatcagctggctgagttcatgggtcacggtggaagaaacacatggcaggacttttactttctgacccctggactgtCCACCTTTGGTCTTTATAGTCACTCCCTGTAAAttcatgacatcacagaggtcATGCAAGCGGGCAGTTATCAGGAATTAATGGTACGCGGCTGTCGGAATCACATCTCATGCCAAAtagcagccgtgtgtgtgtgtgggccggGGGCTGGGTTGGAGGGCCACACCTCATCTTCATCGTGACATCCCGATCCAGCTGAGCGGGACTCTCacactcaaatcctggagggctgcgATGTCTGCCAGGTTTCGGTGTGTTGCTGCACTTAagaatttaagtcattgattggctacaGGGTCCACATAGCTGGATTCCAAGGTCTAAATTGACTGCTGACTGaaaagaaacatacaaaaaaacatgcagacactgcagccctccaggccaggagtttgagaccactgctctTGGGCATGTCAGTTTATCAGTCAAATCACAGAGGTAgccataattgtttttttatgacgCTAATGATAATGATGCTAATCTTAGTCTTCAGATCATCTGTTGGAAGACAAAtcctgccatttttaaaagaactgtgGTTTTACTTAGCTTGCAGCAGTGAGAACGTTTAGAATGCCTGGATATTGTAGAGCCTTCTCGTCATGTCCAGGTCTGCGATGCTGTTCTTTACTGCCCTCTAGTGTAACTCTCAGGAATAAGCCAACCAACATCATACCACCCTGCTGtgtgctgatttttatttttattttttaaaaaggatttttagAAAACCCTCAGGGGGAAAACCTTGGGTAAGACTAGTATAATGGATCTTTGGTATACTGattctctgtttttaaaaaagtatttttgtaaATACTAGCATAATATTCAGACTCCTTGGACTATACAGATACATATCAGAAAGCTCCTGCCATGCAGACTGTGAGGTGGCTActtttgaaaatgattaataaaacaGGACTTGGTCTTATTTTCTGGTTCGCTGTGTATTTTATAGCACATTCTCTTTAAAACACGTAAATGTAAACGGCTTGCCTGGCGGTACagaacctaaaggtcacagagcGGGTACACATGGGCAGACGGTAAGCAGAAGGCACACAGAGCGGAGTACAAGCACTCCTCGGGTACACAGACAAAGTGCAATTAAAACCACGGTCAGTTCGTCCTTCATTAGTACTCAGAAGTCAGCGTGATGGCTCCGtcgccgccacccccccccccccccaacacgtTTAAAACACTTGGAATTTCCTGAAAAAGTCAGTAGTCTACACAAGCACAGTAAGGTCACGATTTGAAATGGCAAGAGATTCGGGTCGGGTCATCACACGTTACAAAGTCCACAAATCTTTGCCATCGAAAGCGGTGGATTTGTACTCAAGGGCACGCAAAGTGAAGTCCCTTCCCAGGTGACGCCCGCACCAGGCACTCCTTGCGgcttaaataacattaaatataaatacaatggaGGGCAGGGATGTCACTCGGGTCCTATCCCCGTACAGCAGTGAGCCTGGTCTTCGGGCAGTGGGGAGAGCCGGTAAAATAAGGCGCTATCCGACTGTGACCGACAGTTGTCACATCTGCAGAGCAAGGGCTTCCAAAACCTCTTTTCTGCCGTAGAGCCGGAAGCAGGCTGCCACCTCGCTGTGTTCCTCTGGTTTTTAATCTGAACAAAGTTTTGTCTAGTTTAAGCACATAAGCAATACTGCCACTAGCTTATTCGAGTGAGCTGTGGGTGTAGGGGGTGTGGTTTAGAGATGTGTCAATTCTCACAGAATTCCTGTGCTAAAAACTTTACAAGAAAACCTACTGTATTCTAGCTGTTTCAGGATCTCCACACTGGACTGTTGGTGAAGTCCGGATGGTAATCTAAACCTGGGCTAATGACAGCGTCTAGCATGGCCCTGGTTGTGAGTAAAGGAATGGAAGCATAACCCTGCTGTGCCGGGTTAGCCTGGGTCCAGCTCGACAGTACAACAGGGATGTTATCTacaatggggggtgggggggtttccTTATAAACGCTGAAGTTCTTCCTTGTGATGGTCCGGAATGATGTTTGACAGTCACCCAACATCAATCGGGCAGGACGCCTCAGTGACTGCCCTCTTGTGGCTGGAGTTAAAA is a window from the Anguilla anguilla isolate fAngAng1 chromosome 3, fAngAng1.pri, whole genome shotgun sequence genome containing:
- the nemp2 gene encoding nuclear envelope integral membrane protein 2, yielding MIDAALRRVLLKLGLIFIFCHRSAGSYGYSYPDCTYLKGNENSTHYGGRCFCYSSGTVIKWKDIWSTFQVRLIGDDGVRLVYPMETRNCREPDDVITLSRCLFDHYWPSSSSEENRLEIPLVDQDVCFMVKSKRASIQYTLEVSAKKLNRVHFGLFIIGVTLFYFAGTVCRSSLFYYSAGVSLGVISILIFLLFVLKNFIPKRGLFLMLFGASSSLSYLGFQQLLANWEEVISIYWREVLGYLLMSGVISFAVCYKRGPITDERTLVLMTWMLQIIAMGMIYHGITYPTACYAVLAVLLGLKFIPYLGTLLLATCSQTGRLLRSVKGLFRRRRPRARLLTEEEYREQGEVHTRASLEALRVHCTSPDFPAWDTVLRLRSPQRFASFLRGGSHLTPEESNTHDQQYGVGGAYYEGMLFPGQGRGAPSSRGAPQHGRGEDLSEDELEYYEPAQALPPPIPLHSPAPLCSPTPSLPASRAVALPPAYTPPVCPYPALPYTPHSDATMTEDLELF